A window from Plasmodium relictum strain SGS1 genome assembly, chromosome: 7 encodes these proteins:
- a CDS encoding glycolipid transfer protein, putative yields the protein MNNVLEGKLFMKEIEKKTLECREENEILVLKLCELSNAVYPIYNKIFGNGFLGDTLKKDLKNSSLRVQKAIEKVPEETKYVSKMYSYNLKKYESLDKLKKDMDNGIINFLWMKRALEFIIVFLEKCYVTKFSSKLSICAQEAYEEVLKSYHNYVTINLVKLGIKLSPSRENLTKKLGFESNEEAKLVIQKFILITKPLINDISKTIEKYNCNFEDKV from the coding sequence atgaataatgtATTGGAAGGAAAACTTTTTAtgaaagaaatagaaaaaaaaacattagaATGTAGAGAAGAAAACGAAATTTTAGTTTTAAAACTATGTGAATTATCTAATGCTGTATACccaatatataataaaatatttggtAATGGTTTTTTAGGTGATACTCTAAAAAaggatttaaaaaattcttccCTTAGAGTTCAAAAAGCTATTGAAAAAGTTCCTGAAGAAACAAAATATGTTTCAAAAAtgtattcatataatttaaaaaagtatgaaagtttagataaattaaaaaaagatatggACAATggaataattaattttttgtggATGAAAAGAGCTTTGGaatttattattgtttttcTTGAAAAATGTTATGTAACaaaattttcttctaaatTAAGTATATGTGCTCAAGAAGCATATGAAGAAGTACTAAAAAGTTATCATAACTACGTAACTATTAATTTAGTTAAATTGGGAATCAAATTATCTCCATCAAGAGAAAATTTAACTAAAAAACTTGGTTTTGAATCAAATGAGGAAGCAAAACTTGTTAttcaaaaatttattttaataacgAAACCATTAATTAATGATATTTCAAAAAccatagaaaaatataactgTAACTTTGAGGacaaagtttaa